A stretch of Ammospiza caudacuta isolate bAmmCau1 chromosome 18, bAmmCau1.pri, whole genome shotgun sequence DNA encodes these proteins:
- the LOC131565860 gene encoding cuticle collagen 13-like, with protein MGHGRHRGAPGGIGFAQLGPLALPAGAPGTAGCGSCRAPIAHARRGAGARGPTRVLSVLPPTPTAAPQRGAPSPGGAPGPGMSPQGRGHAWGAAGTPRERARRAQPEEAPPPWSSA; from the exons ATGGGGCACGGGAGGCACCGAGGGGCACCGGGGGGTATCGGTTTTGCCCAG CTCGGCCCGCTCGCTCTCCCAGCAGGGGCTCCAGGAACCGCGGGGTGCGGATCCTGCCGAGCCCCCATTGCCCACGCACGCCGCGGGGCAGGGGCTCGGGGACCCACCCGTGTCCTCTCCGTGCTGCCCCCCACTCCCACCGCTGCCCCACAGCGAG gtgctccaagcccaggaggagcccccgGCCCGGGGATGTCCCCCCAGGGCCGGGGACACGCCTGGGGGGCCGCGGGGACACCCCGAGAACGCGCCCGCAG AGCGCAGCCCGAGGAAGCCCCGCCCCCCTGGAGCAGCGCCTGA